Proteins from a single region of Butyrivibrio fibrisolvens:
- a CDS encoding ABC transporter ATP-binding protein, whose translation MDELKKLRAIFTHKQKADSLVLLIFIVIGTAFELLGVSMILPVINSILDKDTILDEDPYKSVAGILGIDNPNTFVFVLLMSLIVLYIVKNIYLIFMYNRQYKYIYSNMRFLSTKLMRFYLGQSYSYHKKKNSSELLRNVNQDVADFFGTIQALVFLVTEGLTVTALIIYLFIKDKTITIAVGFILAILVLLFLKVYKKHLGLMGQKNRFFEAQVNKWVQQAFNGIKEVKVMNKEDFFFRKYDEAFAGRVKSEYTYHTMVSIPKPVIEAGAMCSLLGAISIKLLLGVNTHYFIPTISIFAVASIRMLPSFNRITEYLGTISYQKAAITSIYNDFLEMKEAEKSQNGGLERSKKKLSLKEVLHLQNVSFHYDDSDRMILDDISFDIKKNTSVAFIGQSGAGKTTLADIILGVLEPSDGQILADDINIEDKLDEWHNAIGYIPQNIYLMDDTIARNVAFGLSDEEIDMERLERACQRAQLTDTLKELPDGLNTVVGEHGVRFSGGQRQRIGIARALYNEPEILILDEATSALDNETEAAVMEAIDALHGEMTLIVIAHRLSTIRNCDFVYKIGKGKAELQPKGAYQSKDIKK comes from the coding sequence ATGGACGAACTTAAGAAATTACGAGCAATATTTACTCACAAGCAGAAAGCAGATAGTCTGGTGCTGCTTATTTTTATTGTAATAGGAACAGCATTTGAGCTTTTGGGAGTTTCTATGATTCTCCCTGTTATTAACAGTATTTTGGATAAGGATACTATTCTTGATGAGGATCCATATAAGTCTGTTGCAGGGATTCTTGGAATAGATAATCCTAATACTTTCGTTTTTGTACTGCTTATGTCTTTGATAGTATTGTATATAGTTAAGAATATCTATCTTATCTTTATGTATAACAGGCAGTACAAATATATATATTCCAACATGCGCTTTCTTTCTACAAAGCTTATGCGTTTCTATCTGGGCCAGTCCTATAGCTATCATAAGAAAAAGAATTCATCGGAGCTTCTTAGAAATGTGAATCAGGATGTAGCAGATTTCTTTGGAACTATTCAGGCACTAGTATTTCTTGTAACAGAAGGACTGACAGTTACAGCTCTTATAATATATCTGTTTATCAAAGATAAGACTATTACTATTGCAGTTGGCTTTATTCTTGCCATACTGGTACTTCTTTTTCTTAAGGTTTACAAAAAGCACCTTGGACTTATGGGGCAGAAGAATCGTTTCTTTGAAGCTCAGGTTAATAAGTGGGTTCAGCAGGCTTTTAATGGTATTAAAGAAGTTAAGGTCATGAACAAGGAAGACTTTTTCTTCAGAAAATATGATGAAGCATTTGCAGGCAGAGTTAAGAGTGAATACACATATCACACTATGGTTTCTATTCCTAAGCCTGTTATTGAAGCCGGCGCTATGTGCAGTCTCCTTGGTGCTATAAGTATAAAACTCCTTCTTGGAGTAAATACCCATTACTTTATTCCTACTATATCGATATTTGCAGTTGCATCTATAAGAATGCTTCCGTCCTTTAACAGGATTACAGAGTATCTTGGAACGATTTCTTATCAGAAAGCTGCTATTACTTCTATCTACAATGATTTCCTTGAGATGAAGGAAGCTGAGAAGAGTCAGAACGGCGGTCTTGAAAGAAGTAAGAAGAAGCTTTCTCTTAAGGAAGTGCTGCACCTTCAGAACGTATCTTTCCACTATGATGATTCTGACAGGATGATCCTTGATGATATATCTTTTGACATTAAGAAGAATACGTCAGTGGCCTTCATAGGTCAGTCAGGTGCAGGAAAGACAACTCTTGCAGATATCATACTTGGAGTATTGGAACCATCAGACGGACAGATACTTGCAGATGATATAAACATAGAAGACAAGCTTGATGAGTGGCACAATGCGATAGGTTATATCCCTCAGAATATCTATCTTATGGATGACACTATTGCAAGGAACGTTGCATTTGGTCTTTCTGATGAAGAAATTGATATGGAAAGGCTAGAGCGTGCCTGCCAGAGAGCGCAGCTTACTGATACATTAAAGGAACTGCCAGACGGGCTTAATACTGTAGTAGGAGAACACGGTGTCAGATTTTCAGGTGGTCAGAGGCAGAGAATAGGTATTGCAAGAGCTCTTTACAATGAGCCGGAAATACTCATACTTGATGAAGCTACATCAGCACTTGATAATGAGACTGAGGCAGCAGTTATGGAAGCAATCGATGCCCTTCACGGCGAGATGACTCTTATAGTAATCGCACACAGGCTCAGCACTATCAGGAACTGTGACTTTGTTTATAAGATAGGTAAAGGTAAGGCGGAGCTTCAGCCCAAAGGTGCTTATCAGAGCAAAGACATCAAGAAATGA
- a CDS encoding glycosyltransferase family 10: protein MNIIHFYARYLRESHNWNREREVTRNGVMTFANWWREDPHKNWFARFIDAGNKDPERRIRFYSIFGPYSKLKEDFDGAKIFFSGENLEQPVLHRILKTDPIEDRIWADRRKLYGNYGAGEVDLAIGFGNREEDSLLGFEGSRKTKYIRFPLWLTYVFDPDCTHDDIKRTIDEINAVRSTGRKDTLLLASHDFWGTRSDILKSLEGVCDISIAGKWRNNTKELWEDYDNDKNKYLSEFKFNICPENVDAPGYVTEKIFDAFKCGAIPIYQGCLGKPEPNVINTDAVLLWDFDGDNSDTIALIKKLNSDNVYYDNFVSQPKFKPDAAEYVVACMDELRRSFDRLI from the coding sequence ATGAACATAATTCACTTTTATGCAAGATATTTAAGAGAATCACATAATTGGAACAGAGAACGTGAAGTTACTCGTAATGGTGTTATGACTTTTGCTAACTGGTGGAGAGAAGATCCGCATAAGAACTGGTTTGCAAGATTTATTGATGCTGGGAATAAAGACCCTGAGCGCAGGATCAGATTCTATAGTATTTTTGGACCTTATAGTAAATTGAAGGAAGATTTTGATGGAGCCAAGATATTCTTTTCCGGAGAAAATCTTGAACAGCCGGTTTTACACAGAATACTAAAGACAGATCCTATAGAAGACAGGATATGGGCTGACAGAAGAAAGCTGTATGGTAATTATGGAGCTGGAGAAGTGGATCTTGCTATAGGTTTTGGTAATAGAGAAGAGGATTCACTTCTGGGATTTGAAGGGAGCAGGAAGACAAAATATATCCGCTTTCCTTTATGGCTTACATATGTCTTTGATCCTGACTGTACTCATGATGATATTAAGAGAACCATAGATGAGATAAATGCAGTTCGTTCTACAGGCAGGAAGGATACCCTCCTTCTTGCATCGCATGATTTCTGGGGGACAAGGTCAGATATCTTAAAGAGTCTTGAAGGTGTATGTGATATTAGTATTGCCGGTAAATGGCGCAATAACACCAAAGAGCTCTGGGAAGATTATGACAATGACAAGAATAAATATCTGTCAGAATTTAAATTTAACATATGCCCTGAAAATGTTGATGCACCGGGATATGTAACAGAGAAGATATTTGATGCTTTTAAATGCGGAGCTATTCCTATATATCAGGGCTGCCTAGGTAAGCCTGAGCCGAATGTGATAAATACAGATGCAGTACTTCTATGGGACTTCGATGGAGATAATTCAGATACTATAGCCTTGATTAAAAAACTAAATTCGGATAATGTATACTATGATAACTTTGTATCTCAGCCTAAATTCAAACCGGATGCGGCAGAGTATGTAGTTGCATGTATGGATGAGCTAAGGCGTAGCTTTGACAGGCTGATCTGA
- a CDS encoding MBOAT family O-acyltransferase, with amino-acid sequence MNVFNELGILLGSDIFIFLIFCLVAVAVNYILPVKLRNYWIFAVGIVFYALCDLRFLALIAAEIVASFYAGLYFGRKSVGKKKLILITMIFAGILVFFKFSSAVISDFDIDIIKVAIPIGISYYTFRILSYLFDVYKKKREAEEDFVIYAVYVSFFPHLLSGPIARSEGMTESLHKGLVYDKELFARGIILIISGLFKKAVIADRMSGYVNLVFTNPEYYPGLALWIGAILYTIQLYCDFGGYSEVAIGITNMFGMKCESNFNRPYLSGSMREFWRRWHISFSRWLTDYIYIPLGGSRVKKSRHILNTMITFAVCGLWHRCSLNYLMWGLYHGLMNLLSPKYKKRSKELSGLPDDSWSFSKVWKKIPGIVLTFFFAMTGWIFFRADSLTIALRYIARMYTSFSLSMADIQNSVFIFTSDMTSASYAIVLFIMVLILLIKELQDENMEAMLTGEDIVFRHQIRWTGVFVVCIILFGVIGNASFLYAGY; translated from the coding sequence TTGAACGTTTTTAATGAGCTGGGCATTTTATTGGGGAGTGATATTTTTATATTCCTGATATTCTGTCTGGTAGCAGTAGCTGTTAACTATATATTGCCTGTGAAGCTGCGAAACTATTGGATCTTTGCAGTAGGAATCGTGTTCTATGCTTTGTGTGATCTTAGGTTTCTTGCGCTTATTGCTGCTGAAATAGTGGCTAGTTTCTATGCAGGACTGTATTTTGGACGTAAGAGCGTTGGTAAGAAGAAACTTATTCTTATTACCATGATCTTTGCAGGAATACTCGTATTTTTCAAATTCTCATCAGCAGTTATCTCTGATTTTGATATTGATATTATAAAAGTGGCTATTCCTATTGGTATTTCATATTATACCTTCAGGATACTAAGTTACCTTTTTGATGTATATAAAAAGAAAAGGGAAGCAGAAGAAGACTTTGTCATTTATGCTGTGTATGTATCCTTCTTCCCACACCTTCTGTCAGGACCTATTGCTAGATCCGAGGGCATGACGGAGAGTCTTCATAAGGGACTTGTGTATGATAAAGAATTGTTTGCAAGGGGCATCATTCTGATAATATCAGGCCTTTTTAAGAAGGCGGTAATAGCAGACAGGATGAGTGGTTATGTAAATCTTGTATTTACTAACCCTGAGTACTATCCGGGGCTTGCATTATGGATCGGCGCAATCCTTTATACAATACAGCTTTATTGTGATTTTGGTGGCTATTCAGAAGTTGCTATCGGCATTACCAATATGTTTGGTATGAAATGTGAAAGTAACTTTAACAGGCCATATCTGTCTGGCTCCATGCGTGAGTTCTGGAGAAGATGGCATATATCCTTTTCCAGATGGCTGACAGACTATATCTACATACCGCTTGGAGGCAGCAGAGTTAAGAAGTCAAGGCATATCCTTAACACAATGATAACCTTTGCGGTATGCGGACTTTGGCACAGATGCAGTCTTAATTATCTTATGTGGGGTTTATACCATGGACTGATGAACCTGCTATCTCCAAAGTATAAGAAGAGAAGTAAGGAACTTTCAGGACTTCCTGATGATTCGTGGAGCTTTTCAAAAGTCTGGAAGAAGATACCTGGTATTGTTTTGACGTTCTTCTTTGCAATGACTGGCTGGATATTTTTCAGAGCTGATAGCCTGACGATAGCGCTCAGGTATATAGCCAGAATGTATACCAGCTTTAGTCTTAGTATGGCTGATATTCAGAATTCAGTTTTCATATTTACAAGTGATATGACAAGTGCATCCTATGCGATAGTCCTTTTTATTATGGTTCTTATCCTGCTTATCAAAGAGCTTCAGGATGAAAATATGGAAGCCATGCTAACAGGTGAAGATATAGTATTCAGGCACCAGATACGATGGACAGGTGTTTTTGTAGTATGCATTATATTATTTGGTGTTATAGGTAATGCCAGTTTCCTGTATGCGGGATATTGA
- a CDS encoding glycosyltransferase: MNIMFEIFSFNVGGIERLIVDMSNSLIQKGHKVWLCVINDDKTKSMMDALNPEVTVLELKRPVGNRNDFKYMRRLAKYVRKNHIDVIHCHGINCVIFSGLCKIGIHRSVIINTVHDSGNYPKYSNLKVWLGNLFLDKTIAISDSVKAEILTRNVSADKVITIHNAIDTERFHYAERQTAFNTEIKNSPIISSKIEILNVARFYPDKKGQDLLVYAIEKLIPKIPNIHVTFAGDIFKGQQESYDKLQKYIQDKDLTEHFTFLGNVDDVPTLLTNSDIFVLPSRYEGFGISLIEALATGMPSVAADLEGPAEIMNATDKGDLKLGLLFKPEDADDLASKLEQLIENYESYNQRSISEYIVNKYNIDTMIDTHISVYSELL; encoded by the coding sequence ATGAATATCATGTTTGAAATATTTTCATTTAATGTAGGTGGAATTGAAAGACTTATAGTAGACATGTCCAATTCCCTTATCCAAAAAGGACATAAGGTCTGGCTATGCGTCATCAATGACGATAAGACAAAGTCTATGATGGATGCCCTCAATCCGGAAGTTACTGTTTTGGAGCTTAAGCGTCCTGTCGGTAACAGGAATGACTTCAAATATATGCGAAGGCTTGCAAAGTATGTCCGCAAAAATCATATAGATGTAATTCATTGTCACGGCATAAACTGTGTTATTTTCTCAGGTCTTTGCAAAATAGGAATTCACAGATCTGTTATCATAAACACAGTCCACGACAGCGGCAATTATCCTAAATATTCCAATCTCAAGGTATGGCTTGGGAATCTATTCCTTGATAAGACTATAGCCATATCAGATTCTGTCAAAGCTGAAATTCTGACTAGGAATGTTTCTGCAGATAAAGTTATAACGATCCATAATGCAATTGATACCGAGAGATTCCACTATGCCGAAAGGCAGACTGCCTTTAATACAGAAATTAAGAACAGTCCTATAATCTCAAGCAAGATAGAAATCCTTAATGTTGCCCGCTTTTATCCTGATAAAAAAGGACAGGACCTTTTAGTATACGCTATAGAAAAGCTTATACCTAAAATCCCAAATATTCATGTTACATTTGCAGGAGATATATTTAAAGGTCAGCAGGAAAGCTATGACAAACTTCAAAAATATATTCAGGATAAGGACTTAACTGAGCACTTTACCTTTTTAGGTAATGTGGATGATGTCCCTACCCTTCTTACAAACAGCGATATATTTGTCTTACCATCACGCTACGAAGGATTTGGAATATCTCTTATCGAAGCTCTTGCTACAGGTATGCCCTCTGTTGCGGCAGATCTTGAAGGACCGGCTGAGATCATGAATGCTACTGATAAAGGCGACCTTAAACTCGGCCTTTTGTTCAAGCCGGAAGATGCGGATGATCTTGCCAGTAAATTAGAACAGCTTATAGAAAATTATGAAAGCTATAATCAAAGATCCATCTCAGAGTATATTGTAAATAAATACAATATAGATACAATGATTGATACGCATATATCTGTATATTCAGAGCTATTATAA
- a CDS encoding glycosyltransferase family 2 protein: MKCLLIVPAFNEGSNVEKVINTIKEKCPQADYLVVNDCSTDNTKEELGRIKASYISGCVNLGIGGAVQCGYKYALKNGYDIAIQVDGDGQHDVSYVAEMVRIIESGEADIVIGSRFIDKEGFQSSGARRTGIKFLSGLIFLMTGKHIKDVTSGFRAVNRKFIEVYADDYPDDYPEPEAIVMGLVNGGRIKEMPVMMQERIGGTSSINAKRAVYYMIKVSLAVVIRRISLGLRTPGSRMFS; encoded by the coding sequence ATGAAGTGTTTACTGATAGTTCCTGCCTTCAATGAAGGCTCGAATGTCGAAAAGGTAATAAATACAATTAAAGAAAAATGTCCGCAGGCTGATTATCTTGTCGTAAATGACTGTTCTACAGATAATACCAAAGAAGAGCTTGGACGTATCAAAGCCTCATATATTTCAGGTTGCGTTAACCTTGGAATAGGCGGGGCTGTTCAGTGTGGTTATAAATATGCCTTGAAGAATGGATATGATATAGCTATTCAGGTAGATGGAGACGGGCAGCATGATGTTAGCTATGTAGCTGAGATGGTCAGGATAATCGAATCAGGAGAAGCTGATATTGTGATCGGATCCAGATTTATAGACAAGGAAGGATTTCAGTCATCAGGAGCAAGGAGAACTGGTATTAAATTCCTGTCAGGACTTATTTTCCTTATGACAGGAAAGCATATCAAGGATGTTACCAGCGGTTTTAGAGCGGTTAATCGAAAGTTTATAGAAGTTTATGCTGATGATTATCCGGATGACTATCCAGAGCCTGAAGCCATAGTTATGGGACTGGTAAATGGTGGCCGTATCAAAGAAATGCCTGTTATGATGCAGGAGCGAATTGGCGGTACAAGCTCTATTAATGCAAAGAGAGCTGTTTACTACATGATCAAGGTATCACTTGCTGTAGTTATCAGAAGGATAAGCCTGGGACTTAGAACTCCGGGTAGTAGAATGTTTTCATGA
- a CDS encoding glycosyltransferase, which translates to MTKTKLIQINTVCNTSTGHIMGDIARGANEAGFDTMIIYGRRMPFDDLNCVKVGNSAFFWLHVALTTAFDLQGLGSILITRKIVNILRRENPDIIHLHNIHGYYLNYPILFKYLRDEFKGRVFWTLHDCWAFTGHCAHYVAAGCDKWKTGCSHCPCKNEYPISWGLDSSKGNYTRKKKLFSGISNMTLIVPSDWLKSQVQESFLKDYRTIVVNNGIDVKRFSYNKCEDIRAKYGIAEDKKIILGVSSVWNRKKGFDDFIKLSEVLPDDYVIVLVGLSPSQKVTLPKNIVGVVKTADQDELIKLYSEAYIFMNPSLEESFSLVTVEAMSCGLPAIVLDTSAVGDLVRPEVGVVLHEHESEDYLNAIKHIDDKLKAGEYDRSSISEYAGRYSKASMINSMLKIYNENRDKDYE; encoded by the coding sequence ATGACCAAGACTAAGCTTATCCAGATAAATACAGTGTGCAATACCAGCACAGGTCATATTATGGGTGACATAGCAAGAGGAGCAAATGAAGCTGGTTTTGATACTATGATCATATATGGAAGAAGGATGCCATTTGATGATCTTAATTGTGTAAAAGTTGGGAATAGCGCCTTTTTCTGGCTTCATGTTGCACTTACAACGGCATTCGACCTTCAGGGACTTGGTTCTATACTGATCACGCGCAAGATAGTTAATATATTAAGACGAGAGAATCCTGATATTATTCATCTTCATAATATTCATGGTTACTATCTGAATTATCCGATTTTATTTAAATACCTTAGAGATGAGTTTAAAGGCAGGGTCTTTTGGACGCTGCATGACTGCTGGGCATTTACAGGTCACTGCGCACACTATGTTGCAGCAGGATGTGATAAGTGGAAAACAGGATGCAGTCACTGTCCTTGCAAAAATGAATACCCTATAAGCTGGGGATTGGATTCATCTAAGGGTAATTATACAAGGAAGAAGAAATTATTTTCCGGGATTTCAAATATGACGCTGATCGTACCTTCAGACTGGCTTAAAAGCCAGGTACAGGAGTCATTTCTTAAGGATTATCGGACTATAGTCGTTAATAATGGAATAGATGTAAAGCGCTTTAGTTATAATAAGTGTGAAGATATAAGGGCTAAATATGGAATTGCCGAGGATAAGAAGATAATCCTTGGTGTATCAAGTGTATGGAATCGCAAAAAGGGATTTGATGATTTCATTAAGCTTTCCGAAGTCCTTCCAGATGATTATGTCATTGTTCTTGTGGGACTTAGTCCTTCACAGAAGGTTACACTTCCAAAGAATATTGTTGGTGTTGTAAAGACAGCTGATCAGGATGAACTTATAAAGCTTTATTCGGAAGCTTACATTTTCATGAATCCGTCACTTGAAGAGTCATTCTCTCTTGTAACTGTTGAAGCTATGTCTTGTGGTCTTCCGGCTATAGTCCTCGATACCAGTGCGGTTGGAGATCTTGTACGTCCTGAAGTGGGAGTGGTTCTTCACGAACATGAGAGTGAAGATTATCTTAATGCTATAAAGCATATAGATGATAAGCTTAAAGCAGGAGAATATGATCGAAGCTCTATATCAGAATATGCCGGTAGGTATTCAAAGGCATCTATGATAAATAGCATGCTTAAAATATATAATGAGAATAGAGATAAAGACTATGAATAA
- a CDS encoding DUF2304 domain-containing protein has translation MIGGSLRLTLIVVLIIYFVIILKLLKDKALSLKYSLTWIFSGVAMLILVIFPQILLWVFSKIGIQGYMNGFFLMCIGFAIIIMMSLTSIVSRQNRKIRTLIQENAILEKRIREIEEIIKNS, from the coding sequence GTGATAGGTGGATCACTTAGACTGACACTTATTGTTGTTCTCATAATATATTTTGTTATTATTTTGAAGCTTCTTAAGGATAAAGCTTTATCTTTAAAATATTCACTGACCTGGATATTTAGCGGAGTAGCCATGCTTATCCTTGTTATCTTTCCTCAGATTCTTCTTTGGGTATTTTCAAAGATAGGAATTCAGGGGTACATGAATGGATTTTTCCTCATGTGCATTGGTTTTGCGATTATCATTATGATGTCACTTACATCTATTGTATCAAGACAGAATCGTAAGATACGTACCCTTATTCAGGAAAATGCGATACTTGAAAAACGTATACGTGAAATAGAAGAGATCATTAAAAACTCATAA
- a CDS encoding DUF2142 domain-containing protein, with amino-acid sequence MTDNKMNFKKSLIFIAVIMCLGIICTLAMAPLCVPDEEIHYNDALYMSNQMLKAVGHNDLRIPAAMDQIVSFRDGSQTVSFWTDWTTGQELVDSKFGTSWEGTMPSFPYIWSGLFLAITRLMGAPYQVILIVSRLANLLFFALIAALSIYVCPQMKWAIMAVSFLPSTVWGVNSFSYDMWNTAFAVLYVAYIARCMTLDKIKIRNIVGIFIFMMLFLPTKFIYFPMALLIFMPSYKKLDRKDKRDIIIFGGVALAIVGGVLWYLRGPEVIAYFSFCFDLRAEADYSNVYTLSTIIHHPFHVFYVIVATFIEYTQHFIIKSICGENYSQHVPGFLQFAIIVVFVLLISGSVNIRRADSDLSSDDVTEFRSIRARLIAAFIYVVNSIGFAVAFLLMFNIYSEGEFRLIVGMQGRYYLPLLMLLPFILNNRFWKPDEKTMKKLMVALIVLNVVVTFCKFAGVMET; translated from the coding sequence ATGACAGATAACAAAATGAATTTTAAAAAGAGTCTTATATTTATAGCGGTGATCATGTGTCTTGGTATTATTTGTACACTTGCCATGGCACCTCTTTGCGTACCTGATGAAGAGATACATTATAATGATGCACTATATATGTCTAATCAGATGCTTAAAGCAGTAGGACATAATGATCTTAGGATACCTGCAGCAATGGATCAGATCGTGAGTTTTAGAGATGGAAGTCAGACAGTGTCTTTCTGGACTGATTGGACTACAGGACAGGAGCTTGTAGATTCAAAATTTGGTACTTCATGGGAAGGTACAATGCCATCATTCCCATACATCTGGTCAGGGCTGTTTCTTGCTATAACAAGGCTTATGGGTGCTCCTTATCAGGTAATACTGATCGTTAGCAGACTGGCTAATCTCCTGTTTTTTGCTCTTATTGCAGCACTTTCTATCTATGTTTGCCCTCAGATGAAGTGGGCGATAATGGCAGTATCATTTCTTCCCTCAACTGTTTGGGGAGTTAATTCTTTTTCTTATGACATGTGGAATACAGCATTTGCTGTGCTGTATGTCGCTTATATAGCACGTTGTATGACACTTGATAAGATAAAGATCAGGAACATTGTTGGGATATTTATCTTTATGATGCTGTTTCTTCCAACGAAGTTTATTTATTTCCCAATGGCTTTGCTTATCTTTATGCCGTCATATAAGAAGCTGGACAGGAAGGATAAAAGGGACATTATTATATTTGGAGGAGTAGCTCTTGCTATAGTTGGAGGCGTTCTCTGGTATTTACGAGGACCTGAAGTTATAGCATATTTTAGTTTCTGTTTTGACTTAAGAGCAGAGGCTGATTATTCCAATGTATATACTCTTTCAACTATAATTCATCATCCGTTCCATGTTTTTTATGTTATAGTTGCAACATTTATAGAGTATACACAGCATTTCATTATCAAGAGTATATGCGGAGAAAACTATAGCCAGCATGTTCCGGGATTTCTTCAGTTTGCGATCATTGTGGTTTTTGTCTTGCTTATATCCGGATCTGTAAATATTAGGAGAGCTGATAGTGATCTCTCTTCAGATGACGTTACTGAATTTCGTAGTATCAGAGCAAGACTAATAGCTGCGTTTATATATGTAGTCAATTCAATTGGATTTGCTGTTGCATTTCTGCTTATGTTTAATATTTACAGTGAAGGTGAGTTCCGCCTTATAGTGGGAATGCAGGGAAGATATTATCTTCCACTTTTAATGCTTCTTCCTTTTATTCTTAATAACCGCTTCTGGAAGCCTGATGAGAAGACTATGAAGAAGCTAATGGTAGCACTTATAGTTCTTAATGTTGTTGTTACCTTCTGTAAGTTTGCAGGAGTTATGGAGACCTGA
- a CDS encoding glucosyltransferase domain-containing protein, with amino-acid sequence MINDLYEAIKIKKYLTRERIYIFVVGIISGLIAHIYYMVNRIASDDMAVIGYSEDPYNVIEYVVRGSATGRWLGSVVDLVMTWYRSFYVAGWITIVLMALISLFLISCFNIKSKTGMVLTTVLIEISPVTQGYVVLGEISYVIASLFAVVSAWLIIKRRGVLSTWIRSFIFLGLALVIMPTNMSCMITTILLWAISELAYSKENSADDIMKLILKAFVVLVMAGAFLLLSSALIMKIGNVSSTGYQGAEQAVSGSFLTQLPLNLFQVYKKFIVQGLWKIQIVPVLRITYYLAYIIDLILIFVLWSQSKKDNVSSSGKRAVLIGIGLILVPVAVCTITVISYGFMYRGQHRFPLMILIIGGIMLTEKVSMLYGSAIKQKSKKIWNVCIIAIINSVLMIYGFFLYDNIGYQMQHYVMEHDSALCIRILSALDANEDFEYSDPIYFLNITTWDENEAVTDAKYEPELYSVIWPVVTTNLYCYGDISIRRHMTNYEGVDFISPSEEIQNEIEDSELVEQYDDLKAWDFVITTYKGVTVVVVKTVMPPNVLYG; translated from the coding sequence ATGATTAATGATTTATATGAGGCTATTAAGATCAAAAAATACCTTACTCGTGAGAGGATATATATCTTTGTTGTAGGTATAATATCAGGACTTATCGCTCATATTTATTATATGGTCAATAGAATAGCAAGTGATGATATGGCAGTAATTGGTTATTCTGAAGACCCTTATAATGTGATCGAGTATGTTGTAAGAGGAAGTGCTACAGGAAGATGGCTTGGATCAGTAGTTGATCTTGTTATGACCTGGTATAGATCATTCTATGTTGCAGGATGGATCACTATAGTTCTAATGGCTTTGATATCACTTTTTCTTATCAGCTGTTTTAATATTAAAAGTAAGACAGGTATGGTATTAACAACTGTCTTAATTGAGATATCTCCTGTAACTCAGGGCTATGTTGTACTTGGTGAGATATCTTATGTTATAGCATCTTTATTTGCGGTTGTTTCAGCGTGGCTTATTATTAAGCGAAGAGGCGTGCTTTCAACATGGATTAGATCATTTATTTTTCTTGGACTAGCACTTGTGATCATGCCAACTAATATGTCATGCATGATCACAACTATTTTGCTGTGGGCTATATCAGAACTGGCGTATAGTAAAGAAAATAGTGCTGACGATATTATGAAGCTGATACTAAAGGCATTCGTAGTATTAGTTATGGCAGGAGCATTTCTGTTATTGTCTTCAGCTCTTATTATGAAGATCGGCAATGTATCATCTACAGGATATCAGGGCGCTGAACAGGCTGTTAGTGGATCTTTTCTAACACAGCTTCCACTTAATCTGTTTCAGGTTTACAAGAAGTTTATAGTACAGGGATTATGGAAGATACAGATTGTACCTGTTTTAAGAATTACTTATTACCTGGCTTATATCATTGATCTAATCTTGATCTTTGTTTTATGGAGTCAAAGTAAAAAAGATAATGTGTCATCTTCAGGTAAAAGGGCTGTATTGATAGGAATTGGACTGATACTTGTTCCTGTAGCTGTGTGCACAATTACAGTTATTAGCTATGGTTTTATGTACAGAGGCCAGCATAGATTTCCGCTTATGATCCTGATTATCGGTGGAATAATGCTTACAGAGAAGGTATCAATGCTTTATGGCAGTGCTATTAAGCAAAAGTCAAAGAAGATTTGGAACGTATGTATAATTGCAATTATTAATAGCGTTCTGATGATCTATGGCTTTTTCCTTTATGACAATATAGGCTACCAGATGCAGCATTATGTAATGGAGCATGATTCTGCTTTGTGTATCAGAATTTTATCAGCACTTGATGCGAATGAAGATTTTGAATATTCAGATCCAATATATTTCCTTAACATTACTACATGGGATGAAAATGAAGCTGTGACAGATGCTAAATACGAACCGGAATTATATTCTGTTATCTGGCCTGTAGTTACGACCAATCTGTATTGCTATGGAGATATTTCCATACGAAGACATATGACGAATTATGAAGGTGTTGACTTTATAAGCCCGTCAGAAGAAATTCAGAATGAGATAGAGGATTCAGAACTCGTAGAGCAGTATGATGATCTTAAGGCCTGGGATTTTGTGATCACAACCTATAAAGGTGTTACTGTAGTTGTTGTAAAAACCGTAATGCCTCCAAATGTTCTCTACGGATAA